The Mangrovibacterium diazotrophicum genome has a segment encoding these proteins:
- a CDS encoding NADH-ubiquinone oxidoreductase-F iron-sulfur binding region domain-containing protein, which translates to MAFDTYLLKRADFIFKNENDWEKILDRTLKLPPNEIINELMSSELKGRGGAGFPTGLKWKLTAEAPADEKFVICNADEGEPGTFKDREILTLVPYKVLTSMAVCAYVIGAKVGYIYLRGEYKYLVPELRKAIKEFEYFCNEVKHDFRIKLCLGSGAYICGEETALFESMEGKRGEPRNKPPYPTSVGFKQSPSVINNVETLAHTFTIFKYGAKKFYDLGVQYSRGSKLFSVSGDTPIPGIYELELGMSLQDFVNEFGDGDTKAVQVGGASGFLVPRKKFQETAIGYKGKLSGISLPTGGSMMLFNSSRSMYNVLDNYLEFFREESCGQCTPCRVGCQQLYNGIKAVKRGEKPTSYLDKLLKLTETMKLTAKCGLGQSVANSFSSIVENFREEMIY; encoded by the coding sequence ATGGCTTTCGATACCTATTTGCTGAAACGGGCCGATTTCATTTTTAAAAATGAAAACGACTGGGAGAAAATACTGGACAGAACCCTCAAACTCCCCCCTAACGAAATCATTAACGAACTGATGAGCTCAGAATTGAAAGGTCGCGGCGGTGCCGGCTTTCCAACCGGTTTGAAATGGAAGCTGACGGCAGAAGCACCGGCGGACGAAAAATTTGTGATTTGCAATGCCGACGAAGGAGAACCGGGAACTTTTAAAGATCGCGAAATTCTCACCCTCGTTCCTTACAAAGTTTTAACCTCAATGGCGGTCTGTGCCTATGTAATTGGAGCAAAGGTCGGTTACATTTACCTGCGCGGCGAATACAAATACCTTGTTCCCGAACTGAGAAAAGCGATTAAAGAGTTCGAATATTTCTGCAACGAAGTAAAGCACGATTTTCGAATCAAGCTTTGCCTGGGAAGTGGCGCTTACATCTGCGGCGAGGAAACAGCCCTTTTTGAATCGATGGAGGGGAAAAGAGGCGAGCCCCGCAACAAGCCGCCCTACCCTACCAGTGTCGGGTTCAAACAAAGCCCCAGTGTTATCAACAACGTAGAAACGCTTGCCCACACTTTCACAATTTTTAAGTACGGCGCTAAAAAATTCTACGACCTTGGCGTGCAATATTCGCGCGGATCGAAGTTATTTTCGGTTTCGGGTGACACTCCAATCCCCGGAATTTACGAGCTCGAGCTGGGAATGAGCCTGCAGGATTTCGTGAACGAATTTGGGGATGGCGATACTAAAGCCGTACAGGTTGGCGGTGCCTCGGGGTTCCTGGTACCTCGCAAAAAATTTCAGGAAACAGCCATAGGCTACAAAGGAAAACTCTCCGGAATTTCGCTGCCCACCGGCGGATCGATGATGCTGTTCAATAGTTCGCGCTCCATGTACAACGTGCTCGACAACTACCTGGAATTCTTCCGTGAGGAAAGTTGCGGCCAGTGCACGCCCTGCCGCGTTGGGTGCCAGCAATTGTACAACGGTATCAAAGCAGTAAAAAGAGGCGAGAAACCCACAAGCTACCTCGATAAACTCCTCAAATTAACGGAAACGATGAAACTGACGGCCAAGTGCGGATTGGGCCAATCCGTGGCCAACTCTTTTTCGTCAATAGTTGAAAATTTCAGAGAAGAAATGATCTACTAA